AAACCTTGCTGAAACTCTGATGTGAGCAGAAGCCCTGAGAGGGCCATGCGCTCCACCAGCTTTCTCACTAGAAATAGTATGTTCTCTTCTCAAACCAGCTTTGTAATCAGTATATTGATTCATACCCTTATACAGTTTCTCATCACCACCTGTCTTGCTTTTTCCCTTTAAAGCCTCCTCTGCCTGCTTCAGAGCTCTTTCACGAATGGCCCGGGCATCTTTAGAGAACTCAGTCTCAGTTTCTAAAGTGGCTGTCGCTCTACTATcattttgaacttgaatttcCTTTGAGGACTCAAAATGAAAACGAGACGCTTTTGGATCCACATTGGATTCAGCATCCTTGTTGGACTTTGAAGGTCCAGTTGAGAAGTGTAGCTTATTATTACCAACCGCTGACTTTTTCTTGGTATATATGACTAAACTATCACCGTCTGCATCTTCATTCTCCCCCTCTTCAACCGTAGGACGCTTTCTGATATTTTTTCCCTTGGAtggttttttgaaaaaattgcaTACTGCAATAGAAAAAAGGATACAAAAAAACATATTAAGCAAAAGTAAAAAAGCGACAGTAAATTGACAAGAGAAGGAAAAGCGAGCTAGAGGAGAAAAGGAACTTAGGATTAATATTTGCTAGCGTAGAATACATTATAATAAATGTAAACCCAGGGGTACTAACAAAAACAGTACTGATTGAAACATCAGTACAGTCATCTCCACTGCCAAACTCTAGACAATCCTGTGTGACAACAAATATATGgacttgaaaaattatttgtttcATTTGCAACTAGAGAAACAAGTTGGATGAAATTATGTTACCATATTAGTTTGCCTGTAAAGCCTTTTAGAAATCTAATATTGTGTGTATGACATCATGGAAAGCATTAAAGCTAATCaaaacacttaaacttgtagAGCTTAATTTTAATTCCAAACAACGAATcttgaaataataatataaagaattatatattttttttaaatggacaAAATTACATTTTGATTTCATTGCTCAGAGACAACCATATATTGCTCcagctaaattctaattttttaaagcaattttttttttgatcaaGTCAATGTGTTCCATTCATAAACATGGATAAATTGACAGTAGAGTAAAAAACTAATGACAGGACGCCAACAGCAACATATCCAGTGTGGACCCATAGGGTCTGGAGAGAGTGGGGTGTAcgcttacccctacctttgtgggTAGAGAGGTTTCCAAtaaaccctcggctcaaaaaaaaaatcggtTTTTAGAACaggtttgaaaaaaaaaattaaaataaaatgcaaGAGTAAAAGagctatgatgaaaatattgaagaaaagaGCAGGACTAACAGCAAAAATAGTACAGACAACCAAAGTAAAAGAAACAACATTAGTAATGAAATTGAAGAATAAGGTAATgctaacataataataataatgataagcGAGTAGATAGGTGCTTCAGACTAGAACCATGTTCTACCACTGGGATCCCAATGCATTATGCATAATCAGAAATTTCTCCCCATTTTTTCTAGTAGGTTGGACTGCTATGGAATGCCTGTTTAATACTTCCCTGGAACTCCTAGTGCTATCTAATGCTTGCCATGAAAAAAAGAATCTAGAACTGCGTAGAAACTTCAGTTGTTGCATGGAAAGAGGTATGCTTTCATTACTACAGCGGGTTGCATAGCCCCAAGCTGCTCCTAGCCACAACATAAACCTACCCTTCATAATGCCTAGAACCAAATAATTGAATATTGAGAATAGCTACCTCTCAACACACACATAAACATCAGTTTCATAAACACCACAGTAGTAACTGTCTAGAGGACTTGTCAGTTGTCACAAGTCCTGCATCAGATGGTAACTAAAGAGATCTACAACATATGCTTTTATGGCTTCAATCAAATTAGAAGTTCAGAAAAAAGATGTAAATTTAGTTTATTTGGTAAAGCAGAACATGAGTAGTAACACCCAGAATGAaattttctcaaataaaagcatCATCTTTCGGCAATCATTACAAAGCTTTCAGAATCTTTACCCCATAAGTGATATccaatcaaaattttaaatacttCAAATGAAGAGATGATCTATCAACATAAAACTGTAATGAGTGCTATAAGTTTCTCCTAGAGAATTATCATTTTCAGGGCTTTCAAGAATTTTGGAATTTCCAACATCAACCCAAAAATAACTAGGAAAGCAAATTGAACTTAGAGCTTACAGCTTTGTACTTCCAGGGAAAAGTTTACGGAAAATTCTCCAAAGTGTTTGGTACAGCAGCTTTCCCAGAgaatattatgaataatttgacTGCCAAATAAGATCATGTTCAAGAGCAGTGCCAAATGGAGGAGCAGGTCTCAATAAATGTAAGAAATAAAAGCTGAAGTGCCGACAAGCGACACAATAGCGAGTGAAAAGCATTTACGATGGACAGATAAGTTCATATTCTTCAAAGATTGTGATTGTAAGAACTAAACCTCTGAACAGTTTATTTTAATACTTACTATGGCGGTAACAGCAGcttctaagaatcaaattacGGTGAATTATTAGATAATATACTAACCATTCAGAAGGTCCAATTCTAATACTCAGTACAGTGGTAGCTGCAGCTTCTGAGAATCTGATAATGGTGATGGTAAGAATCAGATTACAGTGACTTATCATCACTATAATCTGATATGTTATGAAAATTAATTACACATGTTTCCACTTTTGTCCCAAAGCTTTGGTATGATATTTATTAGGCTATATTTTCTAAATCAACTTCAGATGAGATCCTAAATGACAGGATGCCAGTAACCACAAATAAATTGGGTAGAGTTGTTTCTAGttgagaaggaggaggaggtctCTTACCAGGAGCTGCTGGCAGCTGTTCAGCTTCAGCTTTGGCAGCATTTGAATCACATGCTGGAGTATCTGAATTCTCCATCTAACAATACAAAGCATTGGAAAAAGGGACAAAGTAAGGGCTTCGGTATTAACAAAGACAAAGAATCAGTTAGAGGAGGACGCGGATGGActgaaaatgaggaaaatgggaACTTACAGCTCTGATTTTGCTTTGAGAAAGAGACAGTCGAGTAGTTCACCGTAGTCAATCCAAGAGTGGATTCAGAATTAGGAGGTTCCGGGTGCCACACTGCTTTGAGCATAAACATGTTATCATTAACATGGTCCAAATAGAGTATACATTTAGCcaattatctattatttttgtCTCTGGTTCAGGTATTCGTATTTCCAGTTTATATAGACAAATTAATCGAGCTAAAAAGGCTAATAATGGCAAAAACCTAAAGCAAATAAACGTTCAATAATAttgttaatataaaaaaaaacatttccatttacaatttgagaaaaatgaccTTAAAATTTAAAACCAGTTTGCTCTTATCTAGCAATTTGTGAACCATGCTAATAAATAGAAGAAGAGAAACTAAAGTTGTTCAACGAAAATAGCAAGTAAATCACTCCCAAAACAAGCAAAATAGTTCAAACAAATCTATTCCATAAATCCAGCAAAATCAAAAACTCGGGAAGAaacaaatgagaagaaagatAATAAAAGCTAAAAGAAATAGTGAGAGATACATACCAATAAAAGGGCAGAGGATATAATCGAGAGTTTGAAATTGAAGGCAACCAAACAACGCAGGGAGGAAACTTCAC
The sequence above is a segment of the Solanum dulcamara chromosome 11, daSolDulc1.2, whole genome shotgun sequence genome. Coding sequences within it:
- the LOC129872819 gene encoding zinc finger CCCH domain-containing protein 1-like, producing the protein MENSDTPACDSNAAKAEAEQLPAAPVCNFFKKPSKGKNIRKRPTVEEGENEDADGDSLVIYTKKKSAVGNNKLHFSTGPSKSNKDAESNVDPKASRFHFESSKEIQVQNDSRATATLETETEFSKDARAIRERALKQAEEALKGKSKTGGDEKLYKGMNQYTDYKAGLRREHTISSEKAGGAHGPLRASAHIRVSARFDYQPDICKDYKETGYCGYGDSCKFMHDRGDYKSGWQMEKEWEEAEKERKRKLAMGMLNEDDEDAEKSDEDDDDDALPFACFICREPFVDPVMTKCKHYFCEHCALKHHAKNKKCYVCNQPTLGIFNTAFEIRKRMMAQGK